In the Pseudonocardia cypriaca genome, one interval contains:
- a CDS encoding FAD-dependent oxidoreductase, producing the protein MSREPRARVLVPADPSLPHKAPEGTEAVVVGGGIAGVSAAVVLAERGVAVTLLEAAPTLGGRLGAWPHTLPDGTEQVVEHGFHAFFRHYHTWRALLRRIDPELGFLRPVDGYPVISRDWPDEDLTGLPGNPPFNLIALFARSPSLGLRDLLRSRQSLAAELLAYDRVRTTARFDHVPAARFLASLGMSDRAQAMLFEAFARSFFAHPGALSAAELIAMFHYYFLGNPHGIGFDAPATDHRTAIWEPFTAYLEKLGAQVRTATPARVITPADGHRWRVELDDGALLTRHLVLATEPPALRALLAASPQVAAVAPRLVSKAAALPVAPPFAVTRLWLDRDVAPHRATFNAVSRERTLDSVTVYSRLEEPSARWAARTGGSVVELHSYACSAPDADSASARMRAELAQLWPETADAGVLHQQQRMEATAPSFPPGGAASRINVTGSCRGLRVAGDHVTTPFLTGLMERAAATGVLAANDVFAEVGAAPEELRGGPQRGLLAGLLPRRR; encoded by the coding sequence GTGAGCCGCGAACCGCGTGCACGGGTACTCGTGCCGGCCGACCCGTCGCTGCCCCACAAGGCCCCGGAAGGCACCGAGGCCGTGGTGGTGGGCGGCGGGATCGCCGGGGTCTCGGCGGCGGTGGTGCTGGCCGAGCGCGGCGTGGCCGTCACGCTGCTGGAGGCGGCGCCCACCCTCGGCGGCCGGCTGGGCGCGTGGCCGCACACCCTGCCCGACGGCACCGAGCAGGTGGTCGAGCACGGGTTCCACGCGTTCTTCCGCCACTACCACACCTGGCGCGCGCTGCTGCGCCGCATCGACCCGGAGCTGGGGTTCCTCCGCCCCGTCGACGGCTACCCGGTGATCTCCCGCGACTGGCCGGACGAGGATCTCACCGGGCTCCCGGGCAACCCGCCGTTCAACCTGATCGCGCTGTTCGCCCGCTCCCCCAGCCTCGGCCTGCGCGACCTGCTCCGCTCCCGCCAGTCACTGGCCGCCGAGCTGCTGGCCTACGACCGGGTCCGCACCACCGCGCGCTTCGACCACGTGCCGGCCGCGCGGTTCCTGGCCTCGCTCGGCATGTCCGACCGCGCGCAGGCGATGCTCTTCGAGGCGTTCGCGCGTTCTTTCTTCGCCCACCCCGGCGCGCTCTCGGCGGCAGAGCTGATCGCGATGTTCCACTACTACTTCCTCGGCAACCCGCACGGCATCGGCTTCGACGCTCCCGCCACCGACCACCGCACGGCCATCTGGGAACCCTTCACGGCGTACCTGGAGAAGCTCGGCGCGCAGGTGCGCACCGCCACACCGGCCCGGGTGATCACACCGGCCGACGGCCACCGCTGGCGCGTGGAGCTCGACGACGGCGCCCTGCTCACCCGGCACCTCGTGCTCGCCACCGAGCCGCCTGCGCTGCGGGCCCTGCTCGCCGCGTCCCCGCAGGTGGCGGCGGTGGCGCCGCGGCTCGTGTCCAAGGCGGCGGCGCTGCCGGTGGCGCCGCCGTTCGCGGTCACCCGGCTGTGGCTCGACCGCGACGTCGCCCCCCACCGCGCCACGTTCAACGCCGTGAGCCGCGAACGCACGCTCGACTCGGTCACGGTCTACTCCCGGCTCGAGGAGCCGTCGGCCCGGTGGGCCGCGCGCACGGGCGGCTCGGTCGTGGAGCTGCACTCCTACGCCTGCTCCGCGCCCGACGCCGACAGCGCCTCCGCCCGGATGCGGGCCGAGCTCGCGCAGCTGTGGCCCGAGACGGCCGACGCCGGTGTGCTGCACCAGCAGCAGCGGATGGAGGCCACCGCGCCGTCGTTCCCACCGGGCGGTGCCGCGTCCCGGATCAACGTCACCGGCTCGTGCCGAGGTCTCCGCGTGGCGGGCGATCACGTCACGACCCCGTTCCTCACGGGCCTCATGGAACGTGCGGCCGCTACCGGGGTGCTGGCGGCCAACGACGTGTTCGCCGAGGTGGGTGCCGCCCCTGAGGAGCTCCGCGGCGGCCCGCAGCGCGGCCTGCTCGCCGGGCTGCTGCCGCGCCGCCGGTGA
- a CDS encoding M56 family metallopeptidase yields the protein MESAALLLLVLGVLLAEPVSRSLARAQWTVRDPVGALLVWQAVGLAGGLALLGSGVVYGLAPLGPSLPTAVGNTAEMLAAGRVPQLGVTHVLALLAALVLALRLVGVLVAVTTRTLRARRRHRDLLDLLATPWPDVPHAQVLDHPVPVAYCLPGLRSRLVVSAGVLDALDPPAVKAVLAHEQAHLRERHDLVVLPFVAWGATAPFVRGMVCAQVAVAALVEMRADDVASAAVTPKQLTGALRTVGGAAPAAALSSFTDALDRRLLRIVRPPAPLPSAVRIMVRLGALGLVAIPTGLLLLS from the coding sequence ATGGAGAGCGCGGCGCTGTTGCTGCTCGTGCTCGGCGTGCTGCTCGCCGAGCCGGTCAGCCGTTCGCTGGCTCGTGCGCAGTGGACCGTCCGCGACCCGGTCGGTGCCCTGCTCGTCTGGCAGGCCGTCGGGCTGGCCGGAGGGCTCGCGCTGCTCGGCTCGGGGGTCGTGTACGGCCTGGCACCGCTCGGCCCGTCCCTCCCGACGGCGGTGGGCAACACCGCGGAGATGCTCGCCGCCGGGCGGGTGCCGCAGCTCGGCGTCACCCACGTGCTGGCCCTGCTCGCCGCACTGGTGCTGGCGCTGCGGCTCGTCGGGGTGCTCGTGGCGGTCACGACGCGCACGCTGCGGGCCCGCAGGCGCCACCGCGACCTGCTCGACCTGCTCGCGACGCCGTGGCCGGACGTGCCGCACGCCCAGGTGCTCGACCACCCGGTGCCCGTGGCGTACTGCCTCCCCGGGCTGCGTTCGCGGCTCGTGGTCTCCGCCGGGGTGCTCGACGCCCTCGACCCGCCCGCCGTGAAGGCCGTGCTCGCCCACGAGCAGGCGCACCTGCGGGAACGCCACGACCTCGTCGTGCTGCCGTTCGTCGCGTGGGGCGCCACCGCGCCGTTCGTGCGCGGGATGGTGTGCGCGCAGGTGGCGGTGGCTGCGCTCGTGGAGATGCGGGCCGACGACGTCGCGTCGGCGGCGGTCACGCCCAAGCAGCTCACGGGGGCGCTGCGCACGGTCGGCGGGGCCGCTCCGGCCGCCGCGCTCAGCTCCTTCACCGACGCCCTCGACCGGCGGCTGCTGCGCATCGTGCGCCCACCGGCCCCGCTGCCGTCCGCGGTGCGGATCATGGTGCGGCTCGGCGCCCTCGGGCTCGTCGCGATCCCCACCGGCCTGCTCCTGCTCTCCTGA
- a CDS encoding LLM class F420-dependent oxidoreductase, with product MTIDVGRYGIWRGKQGLGPEFAVEAEALGYGAIWIGSSPPGDLALAEALLDATDRIVIATGIVNMWATPAQEVAASYHRIVAKHPDRFLLGVGIGHPEKSEEYRSPYATMVDYLDTLDEAGVPVAGRALAALGPRALRLAADRTAGAHPYLTTPEHTREARQLVGDGVLLAPEQKVVLDTDAERARAVGRPFVDQPYLHLVNYRSNLLRLGWTEADLDNGGSDALIDALVAHGDAGTVAERLTAHLEAGADHVCAQVLTAGGADPLPALRELSAALGLR from the coding sequence ATGACGATCGATGTGGGCCGGTACGGGATCTGGCGGGGGAAGCAGGGGCTCGGCCCGGAGTTCGCGGTGGAGGCCGAGGCGCTCGGGTACGGCGCCATCTGGATCGGTTCGTCGCCACCCGGGGACCTCGCGCTCGCGGAGGCCCTGCTCGACGCCACCGACCGCATCGTGATCGCCACCGGCATCGTCAACATGTGGGCGACCCCGGCGCAGGAGGTGGCGGCCTCCTACCACCGGATCGTGGCGAAGCACCCGGATCGCTTCCTGCTCGGCGTCGGCATCGGCCACCCGGAGAAGTCGGAGGAGTACCGCAGCCCGTACGCCACCATGGTCGACTACCTCGACACCCTCGACGAGGCGGGCGTCCCCGTGGCGGGCCGGGCACTCGCCGCGCTCGGCCCGAGGGCGCTGCGGCTCGCCGCCGACCGCACGGCCGGTGCACACCCTTACCTGACCACCCCCGAGCACACCCGCGAGGCGCGGCAGCTCGTCGGCGACGGTGTCCTGCTCGCCCCGGAGCAGAAGGTGGTCCTCGACACCGACGCCGAGCGCGCCCGCGCGGTCGGCCGCCCGTTCGTCGACCAGCCGTACCTGCACCTGGTCAACTACCGGTCCAACCTGCTGCGGCTCGGCTGGACCGAGGCGGATCTCGACAATGGGGGCAGCGACGCGCTCATCGACGCGCTCGTCGCCCACGGCGACGCCGGCACGGTGGCCGAGCGGCTCACCGCCCACCTGGAGGCGGGCGCCGACCACGTCTGCGCGCAGGTGCTCACCGCAGGCGGCGCCGACCCGCTGCCCGCGCTGCGCGAGCTCTCGGCGGCACTCGGACTGCGCTGA
- a CDS encoding fatty acid desaturase family protein produces the protein MTSSTITETAAGPAGSDFARLSARVAAAGLMRRRPGYYLARFALVGAFAAATATAFVLIGDSPWQLAVAAAAAVLYGQIALLAHDVAHRQVFRTRRPSAVVGRILGNLGIGMSYGWWMDKHTRHHANPNHEGLDPDVEAGALAWTGEQAEASRGINRFLNRHQAVLFFPLLTLAGIDLRRASLQGLLGANGSKVRGRGLELTLLAVHAAGYLTALLAVLPPGLAVAFFVVHQGLFGIYLGSIFAPNHKGMEMPTERMDFLRKQVLTSRNVAGGRLTDGLLHVAMGGLNHQIEHHLFPSMPTPNLRRSRKLVREFCGEVGVDYHETGLVRSWAESLGQLRTASAPLRA, from the coding sequence ATGACCAGCAGCACGATCACCGAGACCGCGGCGGGCCCCGCCGGGAGCGACTTCGCCCGCCTTTCCGCGCGGGTGGCCGCGGCGGGCCTGATGCGCCGCCGCCCCGGCTACTACCTGGCCCGGTTCGCGCTGGTGGGCGCCTTCGCCGCGGCCACCGCAACCGCCTTCGTCCTGATCGGCGACTCGCCGTGGCAGCTGGCCGTGGCCGCGGCGGCCGCCGTGCTGTACGGCCAGATCGCGCTGCTCGCCCACGACGTGGCCCACCGCCAGGTGTTCCGCACGCGCCGCCCGTCCGCGGTCGTCGGGCGCATACTCGGCAACCTCGGCATCGGGATGTCCTACGGCTGGTGGATGGACAAGCACACCCGCCACCACGCCAACCCGAACCACGAGGGCCTCGACCCCGACGTCGAGGCGGGCGCGCTGGCCTGGACCGGCGAGCAGGCCGAGGCGAGCCGCGGGATCAACCGGTTCCTGAACCGCCACCAGGCGGTGCTCTTCTTCCCGCTGCTCACCCTGGCCGGTATCGACCTGCGCCGCGCGAGCCTGCAGGGCCTCCTCGGCGCGAACGGCTCGAAGGTGCGTGGTCGTGGGCTCGAGCTCACGCTGCTGGCCGTGCACGCCGCCGGCTACCTGACGGCGCTCCTCGCGGTGCTGCCGCCCGGGCTCGCCGTGGCGTTCTTCGTCGTGCACCAGGGCCTGTTCGGCATCTACCTCGGCTCGATCTTCGCCCCGAACCACAAGGGCATGGAGATGCCGACGGAGCGCATGGACTTCCTGCGCAAGCAGGTGCTCACCTCGCGCAACGTGGCAGGTGGGCGGCTGACCGACGGACTGCTGCACGTCGCGATGGGTGGGCTGAACCACCAGATCGAGCACCACCTCTTCCCCAGCATGCCCACGCCGAACCTGCGCCGGTCGCGCAAGCTGGTGCGCGAGTTCTGCGGCGAGGTCGGGGTGGACTACCACGAGACCGGCCTCGTCCGGTCGTGGGCGGAGTCGCTCGGCCAGCTGCGGACCGCCAGTGCCCCGCTGCGTGCCTGA
- a CDS encoding MFS transporter, whose translation MLERRKLRHMVAGELRMGTAAGRWVLTTTVLGSGLAMIDGTVVNVALERIGTDLGAGFTGLQWTVNAYTLTLAALILLGGSLGDHFGRRRVFIVGVAWFAVASLACGLAPDIGTLIAARALQGVGGALLTPGSLALISASFHGPDRAAAVGAWSGLGGIAGAVGPFLGGWLVEWSWRAVFLINIPLAALIIVIALKHVPESRDAESAPGLDITGTVLAVVGLGALTYGLTGLGEVGAEPLPVVAVAVGVLALVAFVLVERRSPHPLVPPALFRNRTFTAANVATVLIYGAMGAVFLLLVLQLQTVAGFTPLAAGAALLPVTAVMLAFSARAGALTGRIGPRLPMTVGPLVSAAGLLLLLRVDATTSWLTDLLPAMLVFGAGLTLTVAPLTATVLDSAPDRYAGAASGVNNAVARAAGLLAVAVVPGLAGITGDDYTDPAAFDAGFRVAMMIGAGLLVAAALAGYTLIRKPLEAEAPAADGIRVEECVHCPMTGPPLHPTGTPR comes from the coding sequence GTGCTCGAGCGCCGTAAGCTGCGCCACATGGTGGCGGGGGAACTGCGGATGGGCACTGCGGCGGGGCGCTGGGTGCTCACCACGACGGTGCTCGGATCCGGTCTGGCGATGATCGACGGCACGGTCGTGAACGTGGCACTCGAGCGGATCGGCACCGACCTCGGCGCGGGCTTCACCGGCCTGCAGTGGACGGTCAACGCGTACACGCTCACCCTCGCCGCCCTCATCCTGCTCGGCGGGTCGCTCGGCGACCACTTCGGCCGCAGGCGGGTGTTCATCGTCGGTGTCGCCTGGTTCGCCGTGGCGTCGCTGGCCTGCGGGCTGGCCCCGGACATCGGCACGCTGATCGCGGCGCGGGCGTTGCAGGGCGTGGGTGGTGCCCTGCTCACGCCGGGCAGCCTCGCGCTGATCTCCGCCTCGTTCCACGGGCCGGACCGCGCCGCGGCCGTGGGCGCGTGGTCCGGCCTCGGCGGCATCGCGGGCGCCGTCGGCCCGTTCCTGGGCGGCTGGCTCGTCGAGTGGAGCTGGCGGGCGGTCTTCCTGATCAACATCCCGCTCGCGGCACTGATCATCGTCATCGCGCTGAAGCACGTGCCGGAGAGCCGCGACGCCGAGTCGGCTCCCGGCCTCGACATCACCGGCACGGTGCTGGCGGTGGTCGGGCTCGGTGCGCTGACCTACGGCCTCACCGGGCTCGGCGAGGTCGGCGCCGAGCCGCTCCCGGTGGTTGCCGTGGCCGTCGGGGTGCTGGCGCTGGTGGCGTTCGTGCTGGTCGAGAGGCGCTCACCCCACCCGCTGGTGCCGCCGGCCCTCTTCCGGAACCGGACGTTCACGGCCGCCAACGTGGCCACCGTCCTGATCTACGGCGCGATGGGAGCGGTGTTCCTGCTACTGGTGCTGCAGCTGCAGACCGTGGCCGGGTTCACGCCGCTCGCGGCCGGGGCGGCGCTGCTGCCGGTCACAGCGGTGATGCTGGCGTTCTCGGCGCGGGCGGGCGCGCTCACCGGGCGGATCGGGCCACGGCTGCCGATGACCGTCGGCCCGCTGGTGAGCGCCGCGGGCCTGCTCCTGCTCCTGCGGGTCGACGCCACGACGTCGTGGCTCACCGACCTGCTGCCCGCGATGCTCGTGTTCGGCGCCGGCCTCACGCTCACGGTCGCCCCGCTCACCGCCACCGTGCTCGACTCCGCCCCCGACCGGTACGCGGGCGCCGCGTCCGGCGTGAACAACGCGGTGGCCCGGGCAGCCGGCCTCCTCGCCGTCGCCGTCGTGCCCGGCCTCGCCGGCATCACGGGCGACGACTACACCGACCCGGCCGCGTTCGACGCCGGCTTCCGGGTGGCGATGATGATCGGCGCAGGCCTCCTCGTCGCGGCGGCGCTGGCCGGGTACACGCTGATCCGCAAGCCGCTCGAAGCCGAGGCGCCCGCCGCTGACGGCATCCGGGTGGAGGAGTGCGTGCACTGCCCGATGACCGGGCCACCGCTGCACCCGACGGGCACGCCGCGGTAG
- a CDS encoding BlaI/MecI/CopY family transcriptional regulator, protein MAFVPTLGELERAVMETLWSASAPVTARDVQDALAGRDLATTTVLTVLGRLERKGLVTRERAGRAHRYRAVASREDHVAELMRDALDAAPDRGAALARFLGSIPEDERAALRDLLD, encoded by the coding sequence ATGGCGTTCGTGCCGACACTGGGTGAGCTGGAACGCGCCGTGATGGAGACCCTCTGGTCGGCCAGTGCACCAGTCACCGCTCGCGACGTGCAGGACGCGCTCGCGGGCCGTGACCTCGCCACCACCACCGTGCTCACCGTCCTCGGGCGGCTGGAGCGCAAGGGCCTGGTCACCCGGGAACGGGCGGGTCGTGCCCACCGCTACCGGGCCGTCGCGAGCCGCGAGGACCACGTCGCCGAGCTCATGCGCGACGCCCTCGACGCCGCTCCCGACCGCGGTGCCGCGCTGGCCCGGTTCCTCGGCTCCATCCCCGAGGACGAACGCGCCGCCCTGCGCGACCTGCTCGACTGA
- a CDS encoding L,D-transpeptidase — protein MATGLLGLGYAQANPQVAAPGLPPAPAVAGPAQPAERTPDDDSRHAATSDRDLEPEAPGRVRAAAPNAGHSTARRAAPPPDAAQNTGSKPAPPGPALVAGTPCTVTARACVALTERLAWLIEGGVIRRGPVHIQHGDAADPTPRGTFRVQWKAEQYTSREYLTQMPYSVFFADGGIAFHEGTQDNPSAGCVKLEHADAEAFFYFLQKGDEVQIH, from the coding sequence ATGGCGACCGGACTGCTGGGACTCGGGTACGCACAGGCGAACCCGCAGGTCGCGGCCCCCGGCCTGCCCCCCGCGCCTGCCGTGGCCGGTCCCGCCCAGCCCGCGGAGCGCACCCCCGACGACGACTCCCGCCACGCCGCGACCAGCGACCGGGACCTCGAGCCGGAGGCGCCGGGCCGGGTCCGTGCCGCCGCGCCCAACGCCGGGCACTCGACGGCGCGCCGTGCTGCGCCCCCTCCCGACGCCGCCCAGAACACGGGGTCGAAGCCGGCTCCGCCCGGGCCCGCCCTGGTGGCCGGCACCCCGTGCACCGTGACCGCGCGCGCCTGCGTGGCGCTGACCGAGCGGCTGGCCTGGCTGATCGAGGGCGGCGTCATCAGACGGGGACCGGTCCACATCCAGCACGGCGACGCGGCGGACCCCACCCCACGGGGCACCTTCAGGGTGCAGTGGAAGGCCGAGCAGTACACCAGCCGCGAGTACCTCACCCAGATGCCGTACTCGGTGTTCTTCGCCGACGGCGGGATCGCGTTCCACGAGGGAACGCAGGACAACCCGTCCGCGGGCTGCGTGAAGCTCGAGCACGCGGATGCGGAGGCGTTCTTCTACTTCTTGCAGAAGGGTGACGAAGTACAGATCCACTAG
- a CDS encoding ATP-binding protein: MPSGLPSTLGALRASGHELRGVKDEIRTNLITALREGRDPWPGIVGFDSTVLPQLERALIAGHDVVLLGERGQGKTRLLRTLVNLLDEWTPVIEGSELGEHPYDPITPASRRRAAELGDDLPVAWRHRDERYTEKLATPDTAVADLIGDIDPVKVAEGRSLGDPETIHYGLVPRAHRGIVTINELPDLAERIQVALLNVMEERDIQVRGYTLRLPLDVLLVASANPEDYTNRGRIITPLKDRFGAEVRTHYPLELADEIALVQQEAQLVADVPRHLLEVIARFTRSLRESSAVDQGSGVSARFAVAAAETVAAAALRRAAITGEERPVARPIDLESVPSVLRGKLEFASGEEGRELEHLEHLLRRATADTARARLRGIDLNPLAEAVAEAPVRTGERVPAVEVVAALPAVESLTEVAKRLDAAGTEDPGPMASAAELALELLYLTRRLTKSESDDDKVIYE, translated from the coding sequence GTGCCTTCTGGACTACCCAGCACCCTGGGCGCGCTCCGCGCGTCCGGCCACGAGCTCCGTGGCGTCAAGGACGAGATCCGCACCAACCTCATCACCGCGCTCCGGGAGGGGCGCGACCCGTGGCCCGGCATCGTCGGGTTCGACTCCACCGTGCTCCCGCAGCTGGAACGCGCGCTGATCGCCGGGCACGACGTCGTGCTGCTCGGCGAGCGCGGCCAGGGCAAGACCCGGCTGCTGCGCACCCTGGTCAACCTGCTCGACGAGTGGACGCCCGTGATCGAGGGCTCCGAGCTCGGCGAGCACCCCTACGACCCGATCACCCCCGCCTCCCGCCGCCGTGCCGCGGAGCTGGGCGACGACCTGCCGGTGGCATGGCGCCACCGCGACGAGCGGTACACCGAGAAGCTCGCCACCCCCGACACCGCCGTCGCCGACCTGATCGGCGACATCGACCCGGTCAAGGTCGCCGAGGGCCGCTCCCTCGGCGACCCGGAGACCATCCACTACGGCCTGGTGCCGCGCGCCCACCGCGGCATCGTCACGATCAACGAGCTGCCCGACCTGGCCGAACGCATCCAGGTGGCGCTGCTCAACGTCATGGAGGAGCGCGACATCCAGGTCCGCGGCTACACGCTGCGGCTGCCCCTGGACGTGCTGCTCGTGGCGTCGGCGAACCCCGAGGACTACACGAACCGCGGGCGGATCATCACCCCGCTCAAGGACCGCTTCGGGGCCGAGGTCCGCACGCACTACCCCCTCGAGCTGGCCGACGAGATCGCACTCGTGCAGCAGGAGGCCCAGCTCGTCGCCGACGTCCCGCGGCACCTCCTGGAGGTGATCGCCCGGTTCACGCGGTCGCTGCGCGAGTCGAGCGCGGTCGACCAGGGCTCGGGCGTCTCGGCCCGGTTCGCCGTGGCCGCCGCCGAGACGGTCGCCGCGGCCGCGCTGCGCCGCGCCGCGATCACCGGCGAGGAGCGGCCCGTCGCCCGGCCGATCGACCTCGAGTCGGTGCCCTCGGTGCTGCGCGGCAAGCTCGAGTTCGCGTCCGGTGAGGAGGGGCGCGAGTTGGAGCACCTCGAACACCTGCTCCGCCGCGCCACCGCCGACACCGCCCGCGCCCGACTGCGCGGGATCGACCTGAACCCCCTCGCCGAGGCGGTGGCCGAGGCGCCGGTGCGCACCGGCGAGCGGGTGCCCGCGGTCGAGGTGGTGGCCGCGCTGCCGGCCGTCGAGTCGCTCACCGAGGTCGCCAAGCGCCTGGACGCGGCGGGCACCGAGGACCCCGGTCCCATGGCGAGCGCGGCGGAGCTGGCCCTGGAGCTGCTCTACCTGACGAGGCGCCTGACGAAGTCGGAGTCCGACGACGACAAGGTGATCTACGAATGA
- a CDS encoding zinc-binding dehydrogenase → MRFDEIGTSEETNVKAIRQYEFGPAETLRYEEVPDPVPGEGQVLVEVAAAGVHLLDTAIRAGQTGGPFPRPELPMTPGREVAGTVVATGPGADPSWTGKRVVAHLGMASGGYASLAVAAQTSLHEIPDSLTAEAAVAMIGTGRTAVGILDAAEIEAEDVVLVPSAAGGLGSLFVQAARGAGAVAVGLAGGLEKVRRVQALGADVAVDYREPGWPDRVLAALDGRKPTVLLDGVGGEVGRAGLEMLDTGGRIVMFGWTSGGVTPFTSTDIAARSLSVAWVTGPRMMKRYGGLRGLETRSLAEAAAGHLVPLVNPPFPLADAAAAHQALETRATTGKVVLTP, encoded by the coding sequence GTGCGGTTCGACGAGATCGGAACGAGCGAGGAGACGAACGTGAAGGCGATCCGGCAGTACGAGTTCGGACCGGCGGAGACGCTGCGCTACGAAGAGGTCCCGGACCCGGTGCCCGGCGAGGGGCAGGTGCTGGTCGAGGTCGCCGCGGCGGGCGTGCACCTGCTGGACACCGCGATCAGGGCGGGCCAGACGGGCGGACCGTTCCCACGGCCTGAGCTGCCGATGACGCCCGGGCGGGAGGTCGCCGGCACCGTCGTGGCCACCGGACCGGGCGCCGACCCGAGCTGGACCGGAAAGCGCGTGGTCGCCCACCTGGGCATGGCGAGCGGCGGCTACGCCTCCCTCGCGGTCGCGGCGCAGACGTCCCTGCACGAGATCCCCGACTCCCTCACCGCGGAGGCCGCCGTCGCGATGATCGGGACGGGGCGCACCGCCGTGGGGATCCTCGACGCCGCCGAGATCGAGGCGGAGGACGTCGTGCTCGTGCCCTCGGCGGCGGGCGGGCTCGGGAGCCTGTTCGTGCAGGCCGCACGGGGGGCGGGCGCCGTGGCCGTGGGACTCGCGGGCGGGCTGGAGAAGGTGCGTCGGGTGCAGGCGCTCGGCGCGGACGTCGCCGTCGACTACCGCGAGCCGGGCTGGCCGGACCGCGTCCTCGCCGCGCTCGACGGGCGCAAGCCCACCGTCCTGCTCGACGGGGTGGGCGGCGAGGTCGGGCGAGCCGGGCTCGAGATGCTGGACACCGGCGGGCGGATCGTGATGTTCGGCTGGACGTCGGGGGGCGTCACGCCGTTCACGAGCACCGACATCGCCGCGCGCTCGCTGTCGGTCGCGTGGGTCACCGGGCCGCGGATGATGAAGCGCTACGGCGGTCTGCGCGGTCTCGAGACGCGATCCCTCGCCGAGGCCGCCGCCGGGCACCTCGTGCCGCTCGTGAACCCGCCGTTCCCGCTCGCCGACGCCGCGGCGGCGCACCAGGCCCTCGAGACGCGGGCGACGACGGGCAAGGTGGTCCTGACACCCTGA
- a CDS encoding MFS transporter, with protein sequence MRSPGRSAALLGLLFGLAGMSTSAVTVALPELAAELHVSHATAAWMVSGYTVALAVGTPAYGRIADMVGIRLPLVLGIGAMSLGALVSALAPSFTVLMIARLVQGAGAAAIPVLATALITARWSGEQRGAALGRIAGVAATLGSLGPLAGGGLEALGGWRWSVVLPVLGALAIVPLWRVSPAEGTGERIDGIGAVLVAVAASGLVLLLQSPSAGVVAGTVGAVLLVVGAPLLALRVRVRPHGFLPREIVTNTTVLRSAFAAGAIPASWFALLLGVPLTAASWGWTPFATGVLLVPSAVVGFVSPRIARTLLARLGPRRSIALACPTAVVALLVAATGAWLQAPVLLALAVMLVSGAFGVGQPAMISSVGTAVRDSQRGVALGIATLVFLTGASVGAALVGGLAEVIGVAGAFCLLVVLPLAGLTTLLLGGPDRVAAADPVPA encoded by the coding sequence ATGCGGTCTCCCGGGCGGTCCGCCGCCCTGCTCGGTCTCCTGTTCGGACTCGCCGGCATGTCGACGTCGGCCGTTACCGTCGCACTGCCGGAGCTCGCGGCGGAGCTCCACGTCAGCCACGCCACGGCCGCCTGGATGGTGAGCGGCTACACGGTGGCGCTGGCCGTCGGCACACCGGCGTACGGGCGGATCGCCGACATGGTCGGAATTCGGCTCCCACTCGTGCTGGGCATCGGGGCGATGTCGCTCGGCGCACTGGTGTCGGCGCTCGCACCGTCCTTCACCGTGCTCATGATCGCCCGGCTGGTGCAGGGTGCGGGCGCGGCGGCGATCCCGGTGCTGGCCACGGCGCTCATCACCGCGCGGTGGAGCGGGGAGCAGCGCGGGGCGGCGCTCGGGCGCATCGCGGGCGTGGCCGCCACGCTCGGGTCGCTCGGCCCGCTCGCGGGCGGCGGCCTCGAGGCGCTCGGCGGCTGGCGGTGGTCCGTGGTGCTGCCGGTGCTCGGTGCCCTCGCGATCGTGCCGCTGTGGCGGGTCTCCCCGGCCGAAGGCACCGGTGAGCGCATCGACGGCATCGGTGCGGTCCTCGTAGCGGTCGCAGCGTCCGGGCTGGTGCTGCTGCTCCAGTCGCCGTCCGCCGGCGTGGTCGCCGGGACCGTCGGAGCCGTGCTGCTGGTGGTCGGCGCGCCGCTGCTCGCCCTGCGGGTCCGGGTGCGGCCGCACGGGTTCCTGCCGCGCGAGATCGTCACCAACACCACGGTGCTGCGCAGCGCCTTCGCGGCGGGCGCGATCCCGGCGAGCTGGTTCGCCCTGCTGCTCGGGGTGCCGCTCACGGCGGCCTCCTGGGGCTGGACACCGTTCGCCACCGGCGTCCTCCTGGTGCCGTCCGCCGTGGTCGGGTTCGTCTCCCCCAGGATCGCCCGCACGCTGCTCGCCCGGCTCGGCCCGCGGCGCTCGATCGCCCTGGCCTGCCCGACGGCCGTGGTCGCGCTGCTGGTGGCCGCCACCGGCGCGTGGCTCCAGGCCCCGGTGCTACTCGCGCTGGCCGTGATGCTGGTCAGCGGCGCGTTCGGGGTCGGGCAGCCGGCGATGATCTCCTCGGTGGGGACGGCGGTCCGCGACTCCCAGCGCGGGGTCGCGCTCGGCATCGCGACGCTGGTGTTCCTCACCGGCGCCAGCGTCGGCGCTGCGCTCGTCGGGGGGCTGGCCGAGGTGATCGGCGTGGCCGGGGCGTTCTGCCTCCTCGTGGTGCTCCCGCTGGCCGGGCTCACCACGCTCCTGCTCGGCGGGCCCGACCGGGTCGCGGCGGCCGATCCCGTTCCTGCCTGA